From the Wolbachia endosymbiont (group B) of Protocalliphora azurea genome, one window contains:
- a CDS encoding EVE domain-containing protein, translating into MQFWLLKSEPSEYSWQKMEKEQVTQWNGVCNYQAQNYMRAMKLGDLAFFYHTGKERVILGIVEVLKEYYHVYNSKFGLVNVKFLKPLSNQVTLNSIKQNPLLKNMVILKQSRLSVSPVLETEWNEIIRMSDV; encoded by the coding sequence ATGCAATTTTGGCTACTAAAGTCAGAACCAAGCGAATACTCCTGGCAAAAAATGGAAAAGGAGCAGGTGACGCAGTGGAATGGTGTATGCAATTATCAAGCTCAAAATTACATGAGAGCTATGAAATTAGGCGATCTTGCATTTTTTTATCATACAGGTAAAGAGAGAGTTATACTTGGAATAGTTGAAGTATTAAAGGAGTATTATCATGTTTATAATTCCAAATTTGGACTAGTGAATGTAAAATTTTTGAAACCTTTAAGTAACCAAGTGACGTTAAACAGTATAAAACAAAACCCACTTTTGAAAAATATGGTTATATTAAAACAATCACGTTTATCAGTTTCTCCAGTTTTAGAGACTGAGTGGAATGAAATAATAAGGATGAGTGATGTGTAA
- the ftsZ gene encoding cell division protein FtsZ, whose protein sequence is MSIDLSLPELPVLHPRITVVGVGGAGGNAVNNMIQSNLQGVNFVVANTDAQALEKSLCDKKIQLGINLTKGLGAGALPDVGKGAAEESIDEIMEHIKDSHMLFITAGMGGGTGTGAAPVIAKAAREARAVVKDKGAKEKKILTVGVVTKPFGFEGVRRMRIAELGLEELQKYVDTLIVIPNQNLFRIANEKTTFADAFQLADNVLHIGIRGVTDLMIMPGLINLDFADIETVMSEMGKAMIGTGEAEGEDRAISAAEAAISNPLLDNVSMKGAQGILINITGGGDMTLFEVDSAANRVREEVDENANIIFGATFDQAMEGRVRVSVLATGIDSCNDNSSVNQNKIPAEEKNFKWPYNQIPILETKEYASTEQTNERVKWGSNVYDIPAYLRRKK, encoded by the coding sequence ATGTCAATCGACCTTAGTTTACCAGAGCTACCTGTATTACACCCAAGGATTACCGTTGTGGGAGTGGGTGGTGCTGGCGGAAATGCTGTAAACAACATGATCCAATCCAATTTACAAGGGGTAAATTTTGTCGTAGCAAATACCGATGCTCAAGCGTTAGAGAAGTCATTATGTGATAAAAAAATTCAGCTTGGTATTAACTTAACTAAGGGCCTTGGTGCTGGTGCTTTGCCTGATGTTGGTAAAGGTGCAGCAGAAGAATCAATTGATGAAATTATGGAGCATATAAAAGATAGTCATATGCTCTTTATCACAGCAGGGATGGGTGGTGGTACTGGAACAGGTGCTGCACCGGTAATTGCAAAGGCAGCCAGAGAAGCAAGAGCGGTAGTTAAAGATAAGGGAGCAAAAGAAAAAAAGATACTGACTGTTGGAGTTGTAACTAAGCCGTTCGGTTTTGAAGGTGTGCGACGTATGCGCATTGCAGAGCTTGGACTTGAAGAGTTGCAAAAATACGTAGATACACTTATTGTCATTCCCAATCAAAATTTATTTAGAATTGCTAACGAGAAAACTACATTTGCTGACGCATTTCAACTCGCCGATAATGTTCTGCATATTGGCATAAGAGGAGTAACTGATTTGATGATCATGCCAGGACTGATTAATCTTGATTTTGCTGATATAGAAACAGTAATGAGTGAGATGGGTAAAGCAATGATTGGTACTGGAGAGGCAGAAGGAGAAGATAGGGCAATTAGTGCTGCAGAGGCTGCGATATCTAATCCATTGCTTGACAATGTATCAATGAAAGGTGCGCAAGGAATATTGATTAATATTACTGGTGGTGGAGACATGACTCTATTTGAAGTTGATTCTGCAGCCAATAGAGTGCGTGAAGAAGTGGATGAAAATGCAAATATAATATTTGGTGCCACTTTTGATCAGGCGATGGAGGGAAGAGTTAGAGTTTCTGTTCTTGCAACTGGCATTGATAGCTGTAACGACAATTCATCTGTTAATCAAAACAAGATCCCAGCAGAGGAAAAAAATTTTAAATGGCCTTATAATCAAATTCCAATATTAGAAACAAAAGAATATGCTTCAACTGAGCAAACAAATGAAAGAGTTAAGTGGGGCAGCAATGTTTATGATATACCAGCTTATTTAAGAAGAAAAAAATAA